In Dioscorea cayenensis subsp. rotundata cultivar TDr96_F1 chromosome 9, TDr96_F1_v2_PseudoChromosome.rev07_lg8_w22 25.fasta, whole genome shotgun sequence, a genomic segment contains:
- the LOC120268752 gene encoding uncharacterized protein LOC120268752: MATNSTTSKHESNDHVNLQAPPPTPSNHHDHHDSFSTSTQLSFILNQILIPPLKPILSSPSPTISFLLPNHKTKLSLLSTVTRHPFFHLKDLHIHIPSHLPPSSLLESKSLLPSKNFSSLCFNKDKDEDEDDENDEAKSLLVLEPTSIDPNTLPSLHEFTQCLQRVAMEVLEMLFDGMLDHEGAPTPRFLIWISKPKEKKDELEMEMVQMEMERRRNVKCYPYVMCMQYEMRGRGRTSWVVGDSGELVSIPSRADSLLVTLGDIAQVWSNGRFKKVRGIPFQSSSSNHDYNGDQSFISLTFMVTLPLESTISPLLPLKIKDDNNNGGEEEDDDDGWKRFTPFLMVDYAWKVYHERFTEKDPLIRYRVPEV, from the exons ATGGCCACCAACTCAACCACAAGCAAACATGAATCCAATGACCATGTAAACCTCCAAGCACCACCACCAACTCCATCAAACCACCATGACCACCATGACTCCTTCTCTACATCCACCCAACTCTCCTTCATCCTCAACCAAATCCTCATCCCTCCTCTCAAACCAATCCTCTCCTCTCCATCTCCCACCATCTCATTCCTCCTTCCTAACCATAAAACCAAACTATCCCTTTTATCCACTGTAACTCGCCATCCCTTCTTCCATCTCAAGGATCTCCACATCCACATCCCTTCTCATTTaccaccttcttctcttcttgaaTCTAAATCCCTTCTCCCTTCCAAAAACTTCTCCTCTCTCTGCTTTAACAAAGACAAAGACGAAGACGAGGACgatgaaaatgatgaagctAAATCACTACTAGTCCTTGAACCCACATCTATTGATCCAAACACTCTCCCATCACTGCATGAGTTCACTCAGTGTTTGCAGAGGGTGGCAATGGAGGTTTTGGAGATGTTGTTTGATGGAATGTTAGATCATGAGGGAGCTCCAACTCCGAGGTTTTTGATATGGATATCCAAACccaaggagaagaaggatgagttggagatggagatggtcCAAATGGAGATGGAGAGGAGGAGAAATGTTAAGTGTTATCCATACGTGATGTGCATGCAGTATGAgatgagaggaagaggaaggacGAGTTGGGTTGTTGGAGACTCGGGCGAGTTGGTTTCCATTCCTTCCCGAGCCGACTCGTTACTCGTCACCCTTGGTGACATAGCTCAG GTATGGAGCAATGGGAGATTCAAGAAGGTGAGAGGCATACCATTTCAATCAAGTTCTTCAAATCATGATTATAATGGAGATCAAAGCTTCATCTCCCTTACATTCATGGTGACACTTCCATTAGAGAGCACCATCTCTCCTTTGTTACCATTAAAAATTAAGGATGACAACAACAATGGTGGtgaagaggaagatgatgatgatggatggAAGAGGTTCACTCCATTTCTCATGGTGGATTATGCTTGGAAAGTTTATCATGAGAGGTTTACCGAAAAGGATCCACTAATTCGATATCGGGTCCCAGAAGTGTAa
- the LOC120269125 gene encoding monothiol glutaredoxin-S12, chloroplastic has protein sequence MAAVMKLSHSPAFSPFPFPKSSSKLLSTTLSFPLFSSSFSSPPSLISRRPPTSFNLRKRALLVVSAIGKLSETELVSIPTGSDGLESIIPSSPGIYGVYDKNGDLQFIGVTRNIAASIASHCKSVPDLCSSIKVGLVEEASADRETLTNAWKSWMEEHIAVTGKIPPGNETGNQTFVRRPMQKPDIQLMPGRHVQLTVPLEELIDRLVKEKQVVAFIKGSRYAPQCGFSQRVVGILQSHGVDFESVDVLDEEHNYGLRETLKTYSNWPTFPQVFVKGEFVGGCDIISSMAEKGELASLFQK, from the exons ATGGCGGCGGTGATGAAGCTCTCGCACTCTCCCGCCTTCTCTCCCTTCCCTTTTCCCAAATCCTCATCGAAGCTCCTGTCTACCACCCTATCCTTCCctctcttctcctcttccttCTCCTCTCCTCCCTCTCTCATCTCCCGCCGTCCACCGACCTCTTTCAATCTCCGCAAGAGAGCGCTCCTCGTAGTCTCAGCGATCGGTAAGCTCTCTGAGACCGAGCTTGTCTCCATCCCGACGGGTTCCGATGGGCTGGAGAGCATCATCCCCTCCTCCCCTGGCATTTACGGCGTCTACGATAAGAATGGGGATCTCCAGTTCATTGGAGTCACTCGCAACATCGCCGCTAGCATTGCCTCGCATTGCAAATCCGTTCCCGACCTCTGCTCCTCAATCAAG GTGGGACTGGTTGAGGAGGCTTCAGCAGATAGGGAAACTTTAACTAATGCCTGGAAATCATGGATGGAAGAGCACATAGCTGTGACCGGTAAGATCCCGCCAGGGAATGAAACCGGAAACCAAACATTTGTTCGGCGTCCAATGCAAAAGCCAGATATACAGCTGATGCCCGGCCGGCATGTTCAATTAACTGTTCCATTAGAGGAGCTCATCGATCGGCTGGTGAAGGAGAAACAGGTAGTTGCATTTATCAAAGGATCAAGGTATGCCCCCCAGTGTGGCTTCTCACAAAGGGTGGTCGGAATACTACAGTCCCATGGTGTCGATTTCGAGTCTGTTGATGTGCTTGATGAGGAACACAATTATGGATTAAGGGAGACACTCAAAACTTACAGCAATTGGCCAACCTTCCCTCAAGTTTTTGTGAAAGGTGAATTTGTTGGTGGGTGTGATATCATTTCCTCAATGGCCGAGAAGGGCGAACTCGCCTCGCTGTTTCAGAAATAA
- the LOC120269124 gene encoding asparagine synthetase [glutamine-hydrolyzing]-like: MCGILAVLDCSDASDVKRAQVLEHSHRLEHRGPDWSGLYQNGGCFLAHQRLAIVDPAFGDQPLYSEDKAIVVTVNGEIYNHEELKKGLPTHNFRTGSDCEVIVHLYEEYGENFVNMLDGVFSFVLLDTRDNSYIAARDAIGVTPLYIGWGRDGSVWFSSEIKGLNDQCANFKAFPPGALYSSRENNFKRWYSPPWYSGFIPSVPFDPIVLRKAFENAVIKRLMTDVRFGVLLSGGLDSSLVAAVTARHLSEPKAGKLRGTELHSFSVGFEDSPDLKAAEEVATYLGTVHHDFHFTVQDGIDALEDVIYHIETYDVTTIRASIPMFLMSRKIKSLGVKMVLSGEGSDEIFGGYLYFHRAPNKEEFQRELCDKIKALHQYDCLRANKATAAWGLEVRVPFLDKAFLNVAMNIDPEAKMIKCDLGRIEKWVLRSAFDDEENPYLPEHILYRQKEQFSDGVGYSWIHGLQDHAAKHVTATMMKNVSSIYPHNTPTTKEAYYYRMVFERFFPQHSAILTVPGGPSVACSTPRAAKWDPKWSDNLDPSGRAALGVHVSAYESPNPTSLVADQDQDSANSITSEKKKDCSCCCSTSHS, translated from the exons ATGTGTGGGATTCTAGCAGTGTTGGATTGCTCTGATGCTTCAGATGTGAAAAGAGCTCAGGTTCTTGAGCATTCTCACAG GTTGGAGCATAGAGGGCCGGATTGGAGTGGATTGTATCAGAATGGAGGTTGTTTTCTTGCTCATCAGCGATTGGCGATTGTAGATCCGGCTTTTGGCGATCAACCGTTGTATAGTGAAGATAAGGCCATTGTTGTGACG GTGAATGGAGAGATCTACAATCATGAAGAACTAAAGAAAGGATTACCTACTCACAACTTCCGAACTGGAAGTGACTGTGAAGTAATTGTCCATCTG TACGAAGAATACGGAGAAAACTTTGTGAACATGTTGGATGGGGTCTTCTCTTTTGTACTTCTGGACACTAGAGACAATAGTTACATTGCTGCTAGAGATGCAATTGGTGTCACTCCCCTCTACATAGGATGGGGACGTGATG GCTCTGTTTGGTTTTCATCTGAAATTAAAGGATTGAATGATCAGTGTGCAAATTTTAAGGCTTTTCCTCCTGGTGCATTATACTCCAGCagagaaaataattttaagagaTGGTACAGCCCGCCTTGGTATTCAGGGTTCATACCTTCTGTTCCATTTGATCCTATTGTCTTGAGAAAGGCTTTTGAAAAT GCTGTGATTAAGAGGCTCATGACCGATGTGCGATTTGGAGTTCTCCTATCGGGTGGTCTGGATTCATCGCTTGTTGCTGCAGTAACTGCACGTCACCTCTCAGAACCTAAAGCTGGAAAGCTACGGGGAACTGAACTCCATTCCTTTTCTGTTGGCTTTGAG GATTCCCCTGATTTGAAGGCTGCTGAGGAGGTTGCCACTTATCTTGGAACTGTCCATCATGACTTCCACTTCACTGTCCAG GACGGTATTGATGCGCTTGAGGATGTAATCTACCACATCGAAACATATGATGTTACAACAATCAGAGCAAGCATTCCAATGTTCCTCATGTCTAGGAAAATCAAGTCATTAGGGGTGAAGATGGTCCTCTCCGGTGAAGGTTCCGATGAGATTTTTGGCGGGTATCTGTATTTCCACAGAGCTCCTAACAAAGAAGAGTTTCAGCGAGAACTTTGTGACAAA ATAAAGGCACTTCatcaatatgattgtttaaGAGCAAACAAGGCCACTGCCGCTTGGGGGTTGGAAGTTCGTGTGCCTTTTTTAGACAAAGCGTTCCTCAATGTAGCAATGAACATTGACCCCGAAGCGAAGATG ATTAAATGTGATCTCGGCCGCATAGAAAAATGGGTCTTAAGATCAGCTTTTGACGATGAGGAGAACCCTTATTTACCTGAG CACATTCTTTACAGACAAAAGGAACAATTCAGTGATGGTGTTGGTTACAGTTGGATTCATGGTCTCCAAGATCATGCAGCAAAACAT gtaactgctacaatgatgAAGAATGTTTCTAGCATCTACCCACACAACACACCTACCACCAAAGAAGCTTACTACTACAGAAtggtttttgagaggttcttCCCTCAG CATTCTGCAATATTGACAGTGCCAGGAGGTCCAAGTGTGGCGTGCAGCACACCGAGGGCAGCAAAATGGGACCCGAAATGGTCGGACAATCTTGATCCCTCTGGCCGGGCAGCTCTTGGTGTTCATGTGTCGGCCTATGAATCTCCGAACCCGACTTCTCTAGTTGCTGACCAAGACCAAGACTCAGCTAACTCCATCACCAGCGAGAAAAAGAAGGATTGTTCATGCTGTTGCTCCACATCTCACAGTTAG
- the LOC120269075 gene encoding uncharacterized protein LOC120269075 — MNKDNPSVKIKSANLDHNYGKVFNNFHVTSKWLASKYLDKYKVDPNWSCNGLIKQVKDDHGLTISAVKAWRTKNLVMKWVNGDASKQYTKLCRYATELKQSNLGSTVNLWRDKQHFKGFYVRMKPLKDAFGSGCRPFIGLDGCFLKGLYDGQLLSAVGIDLNSCIFSIAYVVVLVENTETWTWFIELLRNDLEIWNNTYVTIMSDRQNCLKRVVQEIFPNAEHRNCIRHIYTNFREKFRGKALKDYLWNAVQGLHIYILDTWDKGIITMLEIIKIKLMRRMKKKNNQILKYKGILCPKIQNKLDQMKEEAQCYTLDFSGGPKVQIIGIGGSFVVDMIEHTCTCRRWELTCMSCSHTIRAIHGNNQQPEEFVHVAYLVSTYLRVYEHYINPTNSEELWPEVNDGTRVIPPPMGRRKRGMKATARRKEPEEVEKALKKSNSDSNTSDKGKQKLARKGLSTRRNDAAPENASIGSAATGNEPTQPSDVIGIQQS; from the exons ATGAACAAAGATAATCCATCAGTGAAGATTAAAAGTGCCAACCTTGATCACAACTATGGGAAAGTCTTCAACAATTTCCATGTAACTTCAAAGTGGCTAGCCAGTAAATACCTTGACAAATACAAGGTTGATCCGAATTGGAGTTGcaatggtttaattaaacaaGTCAAGGATGACCATGGCCTCACAATTTCTGCTGTGAAAGCTTGGAGAACCAAAAACTTGGTAATGAAGTGGGTCAATGGAGATGCATCTAAGCAATATACAAAACTGTGCAGGTATGCAACTGAACTTAAACAAAGTAATTTAGGGAGCACAGTGAATTTGTGGAGAGATAAACAACATTTCAAAGGATTTTATGTCCGTATGAAGCCATTAAAAGATGCCTTTGGGTCAGGTTGTAGGCCATTTATAGGACTGGATGGTTGTTTCCTGAAAGGTCTTTATGATGGGCAGTTACTATCAGCAGTAGGAATTGACCTGAACAGCTGTATATTTTCCATTGCATATGTAGTAGTTTTGGTGGAGAATACAGAAACATGGACTTGGTTTATAGAGCTATTGAGGAACGATTTAGAGATCTGGAACAACACATATGTCACCATAATGAGTGATCGGCAAAAT TGCTTGAAAAGGGTTGTTCAAGAGATATTCCCAAATGCTGAACATAGAAACTGTATCAGGCATATCTATACAAATTTCAGGGAGAAGTTCAGAGGGAAAGCCCTAAAAGATTACTTATGGAATGCTGTGCAAGGGCTTCATAT ATATATACTTGATACATGGGATAAGGGAATTATAACAATGCTTGAGATAATCAAGATCAAATTGAtgaggaggatgaagaagaaaaataaccaGATACTGAAGTACAAAGGAATTTTATGCCCAAAGATCCAAAATAAACTTGACCAAATGAAGGAAGAGGCTCAGTGCTACACACTAGATTTTTCAGGTGGACCCAAGGTTCAGATCATAGGGATTGGAGGTTCCTTCGTTGTTGATATGATTGAGCATACTTGCACATGCAGGAGGTGGGAATTAACATGTATGTCATGCTCTCATACAATTAGAGCCATACATGGCAATAATCAGCAACCAGAGGAGTTTGTTCATGTTGCATACCTAGTGTCTACATATCTTAGGGTTTATGAGCATTACATAAACCCCACCAACAGTGAAGAACTTTGGCCAGAGGTGAATGATGGCACAAGAGTGATCCCACCTCCAatggggagaagaaaaaggggaatGAAAGCAACTGCAAGAAGAAAAGAGCCTGAGGAAGTTGAAAAAGCCTTGAAGAAATCAAATTCAGATTCCAACACTTCTGACAAAGGCAAACAAAAATTGGCAAGAAAGGGTTTAAGCACA agGAGAAATGATGCTGCACCAGAAAATGCTTCAATTGGCAGTGCTGCAACTGGGAATGAACCAACGCAACCTTCTGATGTCATTGGTATCCAGCAGTCTTAG